The Salvelinus namaycush isolate Seneca chromosome 8, SaNama_1.0, whole genome shotgun sequence genome has a segment encoding these proteins:
- the ticam1 gene encoding TIR domain-containing adapter molecule 1, with product MLEMDREAHAEDEPRGGTGLVDAFKILSKVPYERQLSLTFKLGDSLAEELVHAMSLICLGKRSEALNKLQALEDNNIIANHLAEKVRMCGVKLEDLTVSIVPFQECIVGTLADLARIFKVLAEERLCDSSLRDLAYQTALATYKNSGEESSELEYIQMQLREEANRVCGPQIEDTVGGMCFPKDSSSGLCSIPPLDQGGTAFKKSGFPNQTGSGHSPPSSLRDDTSICSYPSHLEISVSETFGFKTSNIPSQPPPMNLKPVQSPVPHYGTNTGDEGAFKYFSRVTSRDIPPTQNVPKPVKGEMDRVTSVAVSCEHRTGSEEVRVSPFSPVNFTPAQTKFDNPESPNAHSKPRPKNNLVPPSNTNRPTSHPTTTEPVSASVPLKTPNQKMEEDEEEVFFSFVILHAAEDVDMAEKFKEELKSIVGGEGATFSQDFAIPGRNTLMCVEDAINNSAFTILMLTRNFNTRLLEVETSSVLMNAIENLHKYNTVIPFLPQENRMPRENMPKVLRIFIPLEEGNAFERKAKRAMAPARIAKQRRLWLSEQAVRAQVRRQERLRLEERLQMDLIRGQETERMQRYLLQQQLSNQPSTPAMPHFTAPFLGSTPINVSNTSVTPPQHGWSHPPGNIHIQNARYIMFGNDSKMTVGQGGDSSGDEEDRF from the coding sequence ATGTTAGAGATGGACAGGGAAGCTCATGCAGAAGATGAGCCCAGAGGAGGGACTGGGTTAGTGGATGCCTTTAAGATCCTCTCTAAGGTCCCATACGAGAGACAGCTAAGCCTGACTTTCAAGTTGGGTGATAGCCTGGCCGAGGAGCTGGTACATGCCATGTCTCTCATCTGCCTCGGGAAGAGGTCAGAGGCACTGAACAAGCTCCAGGCTTTGGAGGACAACAACATCATTGCTAACCATCTGGCTGAAAAGGTGAGAATGTGTGGAGTCAAGTTGGAGGACTTAACAGTGAGCATTGTTCCTTTCCAAGAGTGTATTGTGGGCACCTTAGCAGACCTAGCGAGGATTTTCAAGGTGTTGGCTGAGGAGAGGTTGTGCGACTCCTCTCTGAGGGATTTGGCTTACCAGACAGCTCTAGCCACATACAAGAACAGTGGTGAAGAGAGTTCCGAATTAGAATACATACAGATGCAGCTGAGAGAAGAAGCCAACAGGGTCTGCGGGCCTCAGATTGAGGACACAGTTGGGGGGATGTGTTTCCCTAAGGACTCCTCATCAGGCCTTTGCTCCATCCCGCCGCTGGACCAAGGGGGCACAGCTTTTAAAAAATCAGGCTTTCCCAatcagacaggaagtggacacAGTCCGCCGTCCTCCCTACGGGATGACACCTCCATTTGTTCCTACCCTTCTCACTTGGAGATCAGTGTATCCGAAACATTTGGCTTTAAAACAAGCAACATCCCATCGCAGCCTCCTCCAATGAATTTGAAGCCTGTACAATCACCTGTTCCACATTATGGTACAAATACAGGAGATGAAGGTGCATTTAAATACTTTTCCAGGGTTACGTCTCGGGATATACCACCCACACAAAATGTGCCTAAGCCTGTTAAAGGAGAAATGGACAGAGTTACTAGTGTTGCAGTGTCTTGTGAACACAGAACGGGGTCAGAGGAGGTGAGAGTTTCACCCTTTTCGCCTGTCAATTTCACTCCAGCTCAGACTAAGTTCGATAACCCTGAGAGTCCAAACGCACATTCCAAACCACGCCCCAAAAATAACCTTGTGCCTCCCTCAAACACCAATAGGCCAACTTCTCATCCAACTACCACTGAACCAGTGTCAGCAAGTGTTCCGTTGAAAACCCCAAATCAGAAgatggaggaggatgaggaggaagtgTTTTTCTCCTTTGTCATCCTGCATGCAGCAGAGGATGTGGATATGGCTGAGAAGTTTAAAGAGGAACTAAAGTCTATAGTTGGTGGTGAAGGAGCAACCTTCTCTCAGGACTTTGCCATCCCAGGCAGGAACACCCTCATGTGTGTGGAGGATGCCATCAACAATTCAGCCTTCACTATCCTGATGCTTACTCGCAACTTCAACACCCGTCTGCTGGAGGTAGAAACCAGTTCTGTGCTCATGAATGCCATTGAGAACCTGCACAAGTACAACACTGTCATCCCTTTTCTACCACAGGAGAACCGTATGCCCCGAGAGAACATGCCCAAAGTTCTGAGGATCTTTATTCCGTTAGAGGAAGGTAATGCCTTTGAGAGAAAGGCAAAAAGGGCCATGGCTCCAGCAAGGATTGCTAAACAGAGGAGGTTGTGGTTGAGCGAGCAGGCAGTGAGGGCGCAGGTTAGGAGACAGGAGAGACTACGACTAGAGGAGAGGCTTCAAATGGATTTAATTCGTGGTCAGGAGACGGAAAGAATGCAGAGATATTTGTTGCAACAACAACTTTCCAATCAACCCTCGACTCCCGCAATGCCTCACTTTACTGCTCCATTTTTAGGAAGTACACCTATAAATGTGTCCAATACGTCAGTGACACCACCGCAACATGGGTGGAGTCACCCACCAGGAAACATCCACATCCAGAATGCTCGCTATATCATGTTTGGGAATGACTCTAAAATGACTGTCGGACAAGGAGGGGACAGCAGTGGGGATGAAGAGGACAGGTTCTAA
- the bet1l gene encoding BET1-like protein: MADWNRGQGAVDDMLDTENKLLADNLASKVSRLKSLAYDIDKEAEDQNSYLDGMDSNFLSATGLLTGSVKRFSGMVRSGRDNRKILCYVSVGLVFVFFLLYYLIYRVQN, translated from the exons ATGGCGGACTGGAATCGAG GACAAGGTGCTGTTGACGATATGTTGGACACGGAAAACAAGCTTCTGGCTGACAATTTGGCGTCCAAAGTTTCCAGATTGAAATCG CTTGCCTACGACATTGACAAAGAAGCTGAAGACCAAAATTCCTATTTGGATGGCATG GATTCCAATTTTCTGAGTGCTACAGGACTGTTGACTGGCAGTGTGAAGAGGTTCTCTGGCATGGTGCGATCTGGAAGAGACAATCGCAAAATCCTCTGCTATGTCTCAGTAGGACTGGTCTTCGTCTTCTTCCTGCTCTACTATCTCATCTACAGGGTCCAGAACTGA